The genomic interval CAACAACTTTATTTAAATTCTGTACAATATTTAACAAGCGGAATTGTAACAGATAACGCAGGTGGTGGTGGTTCTGCAACTACATTAAACATTGCATTTGCTTCAGATAAGGTAGGTGATGCTGAAGATGATTTAGAATATATTGCATTGTTAGAATCTAAAGGGCATACTGTTAATGCGGTTAATAATAGTTGGGATAATTTAGACGCAACAGGTGCTGCTACTTTAAATGGTTATGATTTAGTTCTTATATCTAGAAATACGAATAGCGGTAATTTTGGTAGTGATGAAACGGTACGAGCTAATTGGATGTCTGTTACCACACCTGTAATTGTTCTAAGTTCTTATATAGCAAGAAACTCTAGATTACAGTTATTTGATTCAGGAGGTTTTGATGAAGGTGGAAGCTTAAATGTAACGTCTGTAGATCCTAACCATCCTTTATTTATTGGTATAAATATTACGGATGGAGTTACTGATGATTTAGTTACTTTACCTTTACATGTTACAGATGTTACTACAGCTGGTAATGGTACAATTTATGCTACAGATAGCGCTTCTGGAAATGTAGCTATCGCAGAATGGGACGCAAATACAGCCGCATATGCCGGTGGTGGTGTAGCTGCTGGAAGAAGAATGTTTTTTGCTGTAAATGTTGGTGGTTATGCCTTAACATCTACGGGAGAAACATTATTCTTGAATGCTGTTAACCACATGGCAAAATAATTTTTTGGGGGATTTTTTGAGTTAATGTTAAACCTGTGAAGCTATAAACTTCACAGGTTTTTTTGTTTTATAACTGTCCCGTACTAAAATAGCGATACACTAAACCAATAGTATAATGAAAAGTATTGCAAACACTAAGTATAAAAAAAGAAACCAAAAAGATTGCTTACTTTCTTTTAAAGTTAATTGTCTATTTTTTTTTACTTCCATTTTACAAATCTATTAATTTAGATTTGTTGCGTTAAGTTATTGAATCGAGGTAACCTAAAAATAAATAAACCATAACAGGTTTAGGTAAGTAAGATTACTTATGTTAGATGAAGGGAAGATCCAAGTTACCTAGCATTGATAAGAGGTGCATATTCAAAGAAAATTATAGGATTTAATGTATCTAAATAATTTATGTGTTCAAGGGGCATTATAAGCATTATATATGGCTTTGAAAAATAAATAAGGAAAGCCCCCATTTATCGGATCATATGTTGATACCAAACCAAATGCAGAAGTAAAATAAAATTCAAATAAAACATATAAATCAAAAAGACTGAACAATGATGTCATTGTTTCGTTTTAAGTATTAAATTTAATCCTTTATGAATCTGTATCGATTATTTAGGATTAGACAACTCTTTTTTATTCTAAGAGATTTTTTACAAAGCACTTTTATACACCCAATGATCATTTTCCTTTACAAAAAGAGAATTTTCATGTATCACATTTAAAGAACTATTCTCATAAAAAAAGGCTTTAAACTCAACCGTATTTTCTGTGGATTGTAAAACATTTAATTTTAGCCATTCTACAGATTTTGTCCAAGCTAATATTTCTTTTTTCTCAAAATTAGAAGGTCGGGTAGAGCTATGGTGACTTTTTTGTAGATAATCAATATTGGCCATCACAAAAGCACTATATCTAGAACGCATTAAAATTTCTGGAGTAGTTACAGAATGTATATTTTGATGCGCTTTTTTACAACAATCTTTATATAACTTAGATGGATTACAAGGACATTTCATTGTTTTATTCTTTACTA from Polaribacter sejongensis carries:
- a CDS encoding YchJ family protein: MKCPCNPSKLYKDCCKKAHQNIHSVTTPEILMRSRYSAFVMANIDYLQKSHHSSTRPSNFEKKEILAWTKSVEWLKLNVLQSTENTVEFKAFFYENSSLNVIHENSLFVKENDHWVYKSAL